The Mangrovibacillus cuniculi sequence GTCATCTTCCCACTCTTCTTCATGTTGGGGTAATAACATCTTACTCTTAATAGCAAGCAACGTTGCTGCCATTACTAAATATTCACTTGCGACATCTAGTTCCAATTCTTGCATGGTCTTAACATACTCTACATATTGTTCGGTCAAAGTAGACATCGGTATGTCATAAATATCAATTTCTAAACGATTAATTAAATGTAATAATAAATCTAACGGTCCTTCAAAAGCGTCTAACTTCACATTATATTCCAAAATATCACCATGTTCTGTGTACTAATTTATCCATAGTATAGAGGATTCACACACTTTATCCAATAACTTTTTAAAGTATCATTGTATCATATTTTTCTAGGTTTTTTTTAGTTAGGCAAAAGCCTACACACATATGTGTTTTTACACATAAGATACATGGACTAAAGAAATAGGAGGTATGGAACATGGGTCACGTTGGTGGATATAACAATGGATTTGCTTTACTAGTAGTGTTATTTATCCTGTTAATCATTGTAGGTAGCGCTTATCTTTGCTAGTTAGTAAAGAACAAACCGTAAATTTTATAACTATATAGATTCTAAAAGTACAATCGTAGCTGTTTAGGAAAAGAGTACTTACTTTCCTAAACAGCTTTTCTACTGTAACATGTAATTTTATTAAGAAAAAAAGCTGATTTATTACGTACTAGTAGTTTTCTTGGAAAATCCTTTAATATTCGTTACTATTATATACATACTCTTCTTTAAGGCGTGATGTGTAATGACGAACTACCCTACTGAATATATTGAGTTCTTAGCAGAGTTTCATGGCTCAAGGGATTATTTTGAATGTCATGAAGTGCTTGAAGAATACTGGAAAGAGGTAGAACCAGGTAAGAAGGATTCTGTTTGGGTTTCTCTTATTCAACTGGCTGTTGCTTTGTACCATGAACGTAGACATAACTGGAATGGTGCAAAGAAGATGATTAACCAAGCGTACCTAATCGCTACTAGGCAGGAAGAAGAATTAAAAAGACTTTCGTTACACTCGGAAGATTTCCTCCCCTTTGCTCAGATGTTAAGAGAACGAATAAACAAAGAAGAAGGTTATTATCCTGTAAACTTACCTATTCATGATAAAAACTTGCTGAAAGCTGTACAAGAAAAATGCTTGGAGAAAAATTACACTTGGCAAAACACTTCCCCGGTCTCTATTGATATTTTGGATCGTCATAAATTACGTGACCGCTCAGAAGTAATTGCTGCGAGGAATGCTTCGTTACAGAATAAAACCACCCGCTAAGATGCGAGTGGTTTTATTCTAACTGTCTATATCTTGGCATTTTTGAAGAAATGACGCAGTGTGTTCCGTTGGCTCTATATCTTTTTCCGTAAAGAGAGCTTGCAACTCCTTTACCATCTTATGACCTATTCCTTCTAAACGATGTGATGGATTTACAGAGATATGTTGGACAACAATTGATTCTGTTCTCAATTGAACACCAATAATCCCAGTAATAACCTCATCTTCTTTCCACAGGTATAGACGCCAATCTTCATTTTCTTCATATTCTTTCATGGTTTGTTGAAGTTGTTTAATATCTTTTTCCGTAGGCATAAAGGAAAGTAGTCCCATGGCTATCTTCTCAAAACTTTTTTTAAACCGAATTAGCATGTATACCCCTCGTCCCCATCATGTTGATGGTTTCCAATAGTTTTACTTGTTAATAGTAACGAAACCATGTCCTTACACTGGTTACGTAACAAATAAAGGTAATCTCTAGTACATTCCATTATATCATACTAGATTCAATTGCAACATTCAATGGAGTATTCCTGTAACATCCTACCCAAAATAGGAAGCGGTTACACCTGTTACTATTTACTCAATTCATGTAACTTGCACTATTATGCTATGAACAACCAGTAGACAACTCCCCATATGACAGCCATTACTAACATGGTTAAAAATAGAACGATATTACCCTTTTTCATCATATGCTCCCCTTACACACTTTGTTTAACATAAGGAAGGTCATTTTTTACTAGGTCCTCTAACGATTCTCTTCTTACCACTAATCTCGCTTCCCCATTTTCCACAAACACAACTGCTGGTTTTGTTAGTCGATTATAATTACTTGCCATAGAATATCCATACGCCCCTGTACAGAACACAGCAAGTATATCCCCAGGACTGGCCTCTGGTAATGGTAGATCCCAAATCAACATGTCGCCGGATTCACAACACTTCCCCGCTATCGCATACGTTTTTGTGTTTTCTTTTGTAGCTTTATTTGCCAAGATTGCTTCATATTTTGCATCGTATAGGGCAGGTCTAATATTATCACTCATCCCTCCATCAACTGCTAAATATGTTCTCGTGTCAGGCACATCTTTAGTAGAACCAACTTGATATAGCGTGGTACCTGCATCACCAACAAGTGAGCGGCCAGGTTCAATCCAAATTTCAGGCATATCCAATTCATTATTTGCAGCCACATCTTGAACATGATGGACAATTTTCTCCACGTATTGATACGGTTCTAACGGCTCATCTTCTTCTGTATATCGAATTCCAAAGCCACCACCTAAATTAAGAACAGTTGGTGTAAAGCCAACGCTCTTTTTCCAATCAGCCATTTTACCTACAATCTTATCCGCTGCTAAGATAAATCCAGTAGTTTCAAAAATTTGAGAACCAATATGACAATGTACACCTAGCACCGTAATTAAGGGTTGTTCTAAACAAAGCTGTAACGCTCTGTCTGCTTGTCCATTGTTCAAATCAAATCCAAATTTTGAATCCTCTTGACCTGTTAAGATATAATCATGCGTATGAGCCTCAATACCTGGAGTGACCCTAATTAAAATATTTACAGGCATTTGAACTTCATTCACTACTTCTTTCAATAGTTCAATTTCAAAGAAGTTATCTACTACAATACAACCAATTCCGTAGTTTAAAGCCATGGAAAGCTCTTCTTTACTCTTATTATTTCCATGCAAATGGATTCTTTCAGCTGGGAAACCAGCTTGGATTGCCGTAAATAATTCCCCTGAAGAAACTACATCTAAAGACATCCCCTCGTCGTCCATCAGTTGGTAAATTGCCACGGATGAAAAAGCCTTACTCGCATAAGCTACTTGCGCTTTAACCCCCATTTTCTCAAACGTCTGTTTAAAGCCCCTAGCTCTTTCTTTAATTAATGCTGTATCATAAACGTAAAGAGGTGTTCCAAATTCTTTGACAAGATCAACAGTATCACATCCACCAATCTCTAAGTTACCTTGCTCATTTATTTGACCAGTACCATATAAATGCATGCTCTCCACCCTTTTCTTCTTCTATAGAAAAAGACAGCCATATTAGCTGTCTTCTAATGAAAACAAACCGTTACAGTCGTTACTTCCAAATAGTTGTGGTAATAGTACCACAATTCCTATTTGTGAGCAATTATGTGCTAGACTGCTTTGGCTGTTTAAATTTATTCCTTGGATGTACGATGCTAGGTCTTATTTTTGATCCTGGTACGGAACGTCTTATGATTATTTGCATAAATGCTGCCGGATGAAATGGAAGCAATGGCCATAGGTAAGGAGTATTAAGTGACTTAATTTGAGCTAGCATGATAATAAATAATGTACAACCAATCATGAATCCTGGTACTCCAAAAAAGGCGACAACTACTACCAAGAACAATCTGGCACTTTTATTTGCTGCACTTAACTCGTAGCTTGGTGTAGAGAATGTACCTATTGCTGCTGCTGAAACGTAAAGAATTATTTCTGGGACAAACAACCCAACATCAATGGCAATCTGACCAATCAGTACCGCGGCAACTAATCCCATAGCTGTCGATAAAGGAGTCGGTGTATGAATGGCGGCTATCCTTAAAAACTCTATACCTATGTCAGCAATTAGAATCTGTAAAACAATCGGTATATTGGACACGTCGTTTGGCCCAATAAAAGATATCTCTTCAGGTAATAAGGATGGGTCCTGAACAAATAATAACCAAAATGGTAACAGAAATAATGATGTTATGATCCCAAGGAATCTAATCCATCTAACAAATGTTCCTACAAAGGCAGATTGACGGTATTCTTCTGCGTGTTGAACGTGATGAAAATACGTTGTAGGGGTAATAATGACACTAGGAGAAGTATCAACATATATGATGACATGTCCTTCTAGTAAATGAGTGGCCGCAACATCCGCTCGTTCCGTATACCGAACAAGTGGATAAGGATTATAGCCCTGTTTTACTAAAAATTCCTCTACTGTTTTATCTGCCATTGTAATCCCATCAATTTTAATTCCTTCGATCTCTTTTCTAATAGTTGCTACCAGTTTAGGATCAGCTATATCCTCAATATATCCTAAAGAAACGTCGGTCTTTGAGCGTTCTCCCACTTTAAACATTTCAAAACGCAATTTCTCATCTCTAATTCTTCTTCTAGTTAAAGCTGTATTAACAATAATATTTTCTACAAACCCATCTCGCGATCCTCGTACTACTTTTTCTGTATCAGGTTCTTCTGGAGACCTACCTGGGTAACTTCTGACATCTACAACTAACGCCTCTTGTTCCCCCTCGACTACAATTACAATAAGTCCTGAAAGTACTTGATCTACCATTTCATCAATCGATTTAATTCGCTCTACGGATTGATGTATAATACGATTTTCTACTAGCGTAAATAGTTGAGGAGTATATGGTTCATTATCATTTATTTCTACTAACTCTTCGGTGATTTTAATTAAGAAGCTCGTGTCCGTAAGACCATTTATATAATAAAATTGCACGCCCTTTTTATTTACTTGAAGTTTCCTTACACCAATGTCAAAACTCTTTTTTAAACCTACTCGTTCTTTAAAATATTCTTCAATCGCATTTAGCGACTTAGGAATAGGTTGTTTTTCCTTCGTCTCCGCCATTTATCATTCCACTCCTTTCCATAATAAGCTCCACCGCTTTTCTTGTTAGCGGGGCTCCTTTTTCCGCTCTATCCCTTAAAGATATTTTCCCAATGTCTCCTATACCAACTATAAAAGGAATATCCATAGAATCTAGAGAATAAACTGTGTCACCATTCATAATTCCAATATCAAATTCAGGAACTCCAAATTTATCTACACCATATGCCGTTAACTCTCCATCCCTGTCTATACAAACATTGACATGTGTCCACTCTAATTTGCGTGATTTTGCCGCAACCGCAATTGCACCAATTACTTCGATTTGCTTGTTAGCAACAATCTCTTTCATGATACTTTCTCCAGGCCCTTCCCCAATAAATCCACTATCATCAAACATAACTAGAACTGGTTCAGAAGGAGCAGATAGAATCATC is a genomic window containing:
- a CDS encoding DUF309 domain-containing protein — its product is MTNYPTEYIEFLAEFHGSRDYFECHEVLEEYWKEVEPGKKDSVWVSLIQLAVALYHERRHNWNGAKKMINQAYLIATRQEEELKRLSLHSEDFLPFAQMLRERINKEEGYYPVNLPIHDKNLLKAVQEKCLEKNYTWQNTSPVSIDILDRHKLRDRSEVIAARNASLQNKTTR
- a CDS encoding GNAT family N-acetyltransferase, whose product is MLIRFKKSFEKIAMGLLSFMPTEKDIKQLQQTMKEYEENEDWRLYLWKEDEVITGIIGVQLRTESIVVQHISVNPSHRLEGIGHKMVKELQALFTEKDIEPTEHTASFLQKCQDIDS
- a CDS encoding spore germination protein, with amino-acid sequence MAETKEKQPIPKSLNAIEEYFKERVGLKKSFDIGVRKLQVNKKGVQFYYINGLTDTSFLIKITEELVEINDNEPYTPQLFTLVENRIIHQSVERIKSIDEMVDQVLSGLIVIVVEGEQEALVVDVRSYPGRSPEEPDTEKVVRGSRDGFVENIIVNTALTRRRIRDEKLRFEMFKVGERSKTDVSLGYIEDIADPKLVATIRKEIEGIKIDGITMADKTVEEFLVKQGYNPYPLVRYTERADVAATHLLEGHVIIYVDTSPSVIITPTTYFHHVQHAEEYRQSAFVGTFVRWIRFLGIITSLFLLPFWLLFVQDPSLLPEEISFIGPNDVSNIPIVLQILIADIGIEFLRIAAIHTPTPLSTAMGLVAAVLIGQIAIDVGLFVPEIILYVSAAAIGTFSTPSYELSAANKSARLFLVVVVAFFGVPGFMIGCTLFIIMLAQIKSLNTPYLWPLLPFHPAAFMQIIIRRSVPGSKIRPSIVHPRNKFKQPKQSST
- a CDS encoding stage V sporulation protein AE, giving the protein MERKKRVIIVTDGDEYARKAVESVAKQIGGRCISASSGNPSKITAHELIPMILSAPSEPVLVMFDDSGFIGEGPGESIMKEIVANKQIEVIGAIAVAAKSRKLEWTHVNVCIDRDGELTAYGVDKFGVPEFDIGIMNGDTVYSLDSMDIPFIVGIGDIGKISLRDRAEKGAPLTRKAVELIMERSGMINGGDEGKTTYS
- the lysA gene encoding diaminopimelate decarboxylase — protein: MHLYGTGQINEQGNLEIGGCDTVDLVKEFGTPLYVYDTALIKERARGFKQTFEKMGVKAQVAYASKAFSSVAIYQLMDDEGMSLDVVSSGELFTAIQAGFPAERIHLHGNNKSKEELSMALNYGIGCIVVDNFFEIELLKEVVNEVQMPVNILIRVTPGIEAHTHDYILTGQEDSKFGFDLNNGQADRALQLCLEQPLITVLGVHCHIGSQIFETTGFILAADKIVGKMADWKKSVGFTPTVLNLGGGFGIRYTEEDEPLEPYQYVEKIVHHVQDVAANNELDMPEIWIEPGRSLVGDAGTTLYQVGSTKDVPDTRTYLAVDGGMSDNIRPALYDAKYEAILANKATKENTKTYAIAGKCCESGDMLIWDLPLPEASPGDILAVFCTGAYGYSMASNYNRLTKPAVVFVENGEARLVVRRESLEDLVKNDLPYVKQSV
- a CDS encoding YjcZ family sporulation protein, producing the protein MGHVGGYNNGFALLVVLFILLIIVGSAYLC